One window of the Pseudomonadota bacterium genome contains the following:
- a CDS encoding ATP-binding cassette domain-containing protein, which produces MSGWRAAVSARLGAFELDVELEGNAGALALIGPNGSGKTTLLRVLAGAVNAERAEIVVAGEVLASSRASIHVPMERRRVGYVPQGYRLFPHLSALDNVAFGLSTGPHKLARYHRERKARDVLAGLGCVALAHRRVAGLSGGEQQRVALARALVIEPELLLLDEPLAALDVSMRRTVRSFLAERLQRFGRPSVVATHDVRDVAALGALVCALEQGRIVQTGSLAALRERPASAFVAEFVGVDARMSS; this is translated from the coding sequence ATGAGCGGCTGGCGGGCCGCGGTCAGCGCCCGCCTGGGCGCCTTCGAGCTCGACGTGGAGCTTGAGGGGAACGCTGGAGCGCTCGCGCTCATCGGTCCGAACGGCAGCGGCAAGACCACGTTGCTGCGCGTTCTTGCCGGTGCGGTCAACGCCGAACGCGCCGAGATCGTGGTGGCTGGTGAGGTCCTTGCGAGCAGCCGAGCCAGCATCCACGTGCCCATGGAGCGGCGCCGCGTCGGCTACGTCCCCCAGGGCTATAGGCTGTTCCCGCACCTGAGCGCGCTCGACAACGTCGCCTTCGGGCTATCGACCGGACCGCACAAGTTGGCGCGCTACCATCGTGAGCGCAAGGCTCGTGACGTCCTCGCAGGTCTCGGCTGCGTGGCGCTTGCCCATCGACGCGTCGCGGGGCTGTCTGGCGGCGAGCAGCAGCGCGTTGCGCTCGCCCGTGCGCTTGTCATCGAGCCGGAGCTGCTGCTCCTGGATGAGCCGCTTGCCGCGCTCGACGTGAGCATGCGTCGAACCGTGCGGAGCTTTCTCGCCGAACGACTGCAGAGGTTCGGCCGCCCGTCTGTGGTGGCGACCCACGACGTGCGCGACGTCGCGGCTTTGGGTGCGCTCGTTTGCGCGCTCGAACAGGGCCGGATCGTACAGACCGGCAGCCTGGCTGCCCTCAGGGAAAGGCCGGCTTCCGCGTTCGTCGCCGAGTTCGTAGGGGTGGACGCTCGGATGTCTTCATGA
- a CDS encoding molybdate ABC transporter permease subunit, with product ASPAVAFLRVALPVALPGLVVGASLAWARALGEFGATLLFAGNMTGRTQTMPLAIFSALESDVRLATVFSLVLAALGAVLLVGLRLVPTMRRAAIWRSA from the coding sequence GCGCATCGCCAGCCGTCGCCTTTCTGCGCGTCGCCTTGCCGGTGGCCCTGCCCGGGCTCGTCGTCGGTGCCTCGCTCGCGTGGGCGCGTGCGCTTGGCGAGTTCGGCGCGACGTTGCTGTTTGCCGGCAACATGACCGGCAGGACGCAGACGATGCCGCTCGCGATCTTCTCGGCGCTCGAGTCGGATGTCCGCCTCGCCACCGTGTTCTCGCTGGTACTGGCCGCGCTTGGGGCTGTGCTGCTGGTAGGGCTTCGCCTCGTGCCCACGATGAGGCGGGCTGCCATCTGGAGGTCGGCATGA